One Longimicrobiales bacterium DNA window includes the following coding sequences:
- a CDS encoding glutamate synthase-related protein, producing the protein MLLDLCGGHVGGGAEGITLIITGGLRTESDFVKALALGADGIPISHSTLQTIGCLGMRACHSTNCPVGIATKKKGLRARLMVEESAQRLANFFAASTELMQVLARTGGHGHLRDVTIRGFTTWSCDTSDLTGVRFGGVGTPQA; encoded by the coding sequence ATGCTGCTCGATCTATGCGGCGGACACGTCGGCGGCGGGGCCGAGGGGATCACTCTGATCATCACCGGAGGCCTTCGCACGGAATCCGATTTCGTGAAGGCGCTCGCCCTTGGTGCCGACGGCATCCCCATCTCACATTCCACGCTCCAGACGATCGGGTGCCTCGGAATGAGGGCCTGCCACAGCACCAACTGCCCCGTCGGCATCGCGACGAAAAAGAAGGGACTCAGGGCTCGCCTCATGGTCGAAGAGTCCGCCCAACGGTTGGCGAACTTCTTCGCCGCATCGACTGAACTCATGCAGGTCCTCGCGCGCACGGGCGGGCATGGTCATCTTCGGGACGTTACGATTCGCGGCTTCACCACGTGGAGCTGCGACACCTCAGATCTCACTGGCGTCCGCTTCGGCGGCGTAGGGACCCCGCAGGCATGA
- a CDS encoding NTP transferase domain-containing protein has product MSIPLVILAAGLSTRYGRLKQLDPLGPNGETIVDYNVLDALRAGFDRIVMIVRPEIEEAIRKHAEATYGDAIEVSYVSQLLEELPEGFRAPPDRASPWGTGHAVLCATGSTQGPFGVCNADDHYGPGAFSLLYRHLSAEPQATDAAIIGYTLGDTLSGSGGVSRAVCILQKEGLLSQISEVRQIRRADGGITGTSLAGDPLEFTGNEIVSMNLWGFTQPVVERMRRQFKRFLGTWGADTRQEFLLSMAVSGQIQVGATTAAVLQAEDHWFGVTHADDRDAARDILSRLVLEGSYPESLADAFAGTS; this is encoded by the coding sequence GTGAGCATTCCTCTCGTGATCTTGGCAGCCGGTCTTTCCACTCGATACGGCAGGCTGAAGCAGTTGGACCCACTCGGCCCCAACGGCGAGACCATCGTCGACTACAACGTCTTGGATGCCCTTCGGGCAGGATTCGACCGGATTGTCATGATCGTGAGGCCGGAAATCGAGGAGGCCATCCGGAAACACGCGGAGGCCACCTACGGAGACGCAATCGAGGTCTCTTACGTGTCTCAGCTCCTCGAGGAATTGCCAGAGGGCTTCAGGGCGCCACCCGACCGGGCCAGTCCATGGGGCACCGGTCACGCCGTGCTGTGCGCGACAGGCAGCACCCAGGGTCCCTTCGGTGTCTGCAACGCTGATGATCATTATGGCCCCGGTGCCTTCTCGCTGCTCTACAGGCATCTCTCGGCTGAGCCACAGGCGACCGATGCGGCGATCATCGGCTACACGCTCGGCGACACGCTCTCCGGGAGCGGTGGAGTCTCTCGGGCGGTGTGCATTCTGCAGAAAGAAGGACTGCTCTCCCAGATCTCTGAAGTACGGCAGATCCGGCGTGCCGACGGCGGGATCACCGGCACGTCCCTCGCGGGTGACCCGCTCGAATTCACCGGCAACGAGATCGTGTCCATGAACCTGTGGGGCTTCACCCAGCCGGTCGTTGAGCGCATGCGCCGTCAGTTCAAGCGATTCTTGGGCACTTGGGGCGCAGACACTCGCCAGGAGTTCCTCTTGTCCATGGCGGTCTCGGGGCAGATCCAAGTAGGTGCCACGACCGCCGCAGTCCTTCAGGCGGAAGACCATTGGTTCGGTGTAACCCACGCAGACGATCGAGACGCCGCACGTGATATCCTGAGCCGTTTGGTTCTCGAAGGATCCTACCCTGAATCTCTGGCGGATGCGTTCGCCGGCACGAGCTGA
- a CDS encoding Na+:solute symporter, whose translation MRLSNLDWAVIAAYGFIALAVGLYFARRAGSKTDEFFLGGRSMPWWLLGTSMVATTFSTDTPNLVTDFVRTGGVSQNWLWWTFAITGMCTVFFYAQMWRRSGVLTDVGFYELRYSGRPAAFLRGFRALYLGVFFNVVIMATVTLAAIKIGGVVLGASKYEVVLIACSVTALYSATSGLWGVVVTDMLLFVIAIVGSFAAAYYAVAHPEVGGLSGLFANPALEGKLSLLPDFSDMRMATTIFIIPIAVQWWSTWYPGAEPGGGGYIAQRMLAAKDESHALKATLWFNIAHYALRPWPWILVALASLIVYPTLESIQLAFPLVDPSIVRHDLAYPAMLVFLPSGLLGLVIASLAAAYMSTMSTHLNWGASYIVDDFYRRFAAPDRDERHYVAVGRIATVGLVVLAAVVSLWLENAMQAFGILLQIGAGTGLVFLLRWFWWRINAWSELSAMIISFVVAVYFQFAHEAMGFAPIDASLQLVYGVIITTIGWVTVTFLTPPAKPETLRSFHELIRPMGSGWRGAGLGLEADPEQPGPTAAFLAWFLGCVVIYGALFGAGYALYGSTGLAVFCLGVAAVASLGLFKTLPRIGLQ comes from the coding sequence ATGAGACTCTCCAACCTCGACTGGGCCGTAATCGCGGCCTACGGCTTCATCGCACTCGCAGTGGGCTTGTATTTCGCGCGCCGAGCGGGAAGTAAGACTGACGAGTTCTTCTTGGGTGGGCGGTCGATGCCGTGGTGGCTGTTGGGCACGTCGATGGTGGCCACCACGTTCTCGACTGACACGCCGAACCTCGTCACCGACTTCGTGCGGACCGGTGGCGTAAGTCAGAACTGGCTGTGGTGGACCTTCGCCATAACGGGCATGTGTACAGTCTTCTTTTACGCCCAGATGTGGCGCCGATCGGGTGTGCTCACTGACGTCGGGTTCTATGAACTCCGCTACTCGGGTCGCCCGGCAGCCTTCTTGCGCGGCTTTAGGGCTCTCTATTTGGGCGTGTTCTTCAACGTGGTGATCATGGCGACCGTCACGCTTGCCGCCATCAAGATTGGAGGCGTCGTGTTGGGCGCCTCAAAATACGAAGTCGTCCTCATCGCATGCTCAGTGACGGCGCTCTATTCGGCGACATCGGGTCTGTGGGGCGTGGTCGTTACCGACATGCTCCTCTTCGTGATCGCCATTGTCGGGTCGTTCGCAGCGGCGTATTACGCCGTAGCACACCCGGAAGTGGGAGGGCTTTCCGGGCTTTTTGCGAACCCCGCACTAGAAGGGAAGCTGAGCCTCCTTCCGGACTTCTCGGACATGCGGATGGCGACGACGATCTTCATCATCCCGATCGCCGTCCAATGGTGGAGCACATGGTATCCAGGTGCAGAGCCGGGTGGTGGTGGGTATATCGCGCAGCGCATGCTGGCTGCGAAGGACGAATCACACGCCCTGAAGGCGACCCTGTGGTTCAACATCGCTCACTACGCGCTCCGCCCATGGCCGTGGATCCTCGTCGCACTCGCTTCGTTGATCGTCTACCCGACCCTTGAGTCCATCCAGTTGGCGTTTCCGCTGGTCGATCCGTCGATTGTCCGACACGACCTGGCCTACCCAGCCATGCTGGTCTTCTTGCCTTCCGGCCTTCTTGGGCTGGTCATCGCATCGTTGGCGGCGGCCTACATGTCCACGATGAGCACGCACCTCAACTGGGGCGCCTCCTACATCGTAGATGACTTCTACCGTCGCTTCGCCGCTCCAGACCGCGACGAGCGGCACTACGTGGCCGTGGGGCGCATCGCGACGGTCGGATTGGTGGTGCTCGCCGCAGTCGTTTCGTTGTGGCTGGAGAACGCGATGCAGGCGTTTGGGATCTTGCTTCAGATTGGTGCGGGAACCGGGCTCGTCTTCCTCTTACGATGGTTCTGGTGGAGGATCAATGCCTGGAGCGAACTGTCCGCGATGATCATCTCGTTCGTGGTCGCTGTCTACTTCCAGTTCGCCCATGAAGCCATGGGATTCGCTCCCATCGATGCCTCCCTCCAATTGGTCTACGGAGTGATCATCACAACGATCGGGTGGGTCACGGTGACGTTCCTCACTCCACCGGCCAAGCCGGAGACTCTCAGGAGCTTCCATGAACTCATACGGCCCATGGGGTCGGGGTGGCGGGGCGCAGGCCTCGGCTTAGAAGCAGACCCTGAGCAGCCCGGACCCACCGCAGCGTTCTTAGCCTGGTTCCTTGGCTGCGTCGTGATCTACGGCGCGCTATTCGGTGCGGGCTACGCGCTCTACGGGAGTACGGGACTCGCCGTGTTCTGCCTTGGCGTGGCGGCCGTCGCGTCGCTGGGGCTCTTCAAGACGCTACCCAGGATCGGCCTACAATGA